The genomic interval ACGTCGCCGCCGGACAGCGGCGCGACCTCGACGCAGTTGCCTTCCGCGTTGCTGTGCCGGCTCTTTATCCAGCGGGCGTCCAACTGACTGGCCCGCACTCCGTTCCGCACTCCAGGCACCGCTGTCTCCTTGCTGCTGATCTCGTCCCGCCGCGCACGGCCGTCACCACGCTTGGCGAAAAACCTCGCGCAATTTCCCGTGCAATTGCACGGGAGCGCTGACAGCGTGGATAATAGCCGCGGCGTCAACCCCTGTGGGAGCGCCCCGTCCTGGCGTCGCATCGAGGAGATGCCGTGTCATCACCTGCGTATTTGACGTTCCGGTCGGCGGCCTCGGCCGTCTTACCGGCCGGCGGCGCCGGTGCCGGGCCGTTCGGCCCGCTGCCGGCGGTGCCGCACGAGGACGGGCCCCCGCTGTCGACGGTGCCCGCCGCCGCCCCCCACGCGGCGGTGAGCATCGCCTGCAGCGGGG from Streptomyces sp. DH-12 carries:
- a CDS encoding DUF397 domain-containing protein; its protein translation is MPGVRNGVRASQLDARWIKSRHSNAEGNCVEVAPLSGGDVAMRNSRDPDGPALVYTAAELAAFLAGAKDGEFDHLVR